A DNA window from Paenibacillus andongensis contains the following coding sequences:
- a CDS encoding glycoside hydrolase family 88/105 protein encodes MTTYFNEQESIQSRLGDDDNRTLKVLADRYIGANPPVPFAFRAFYRSGVLQNEDGMFDLNLGQRFPEARPGQFSYAFGLVWSDGERNLDVLFRCLGPIEFYFNDERAYRSNVIDEIKPDASVKLNLNFVKGWNRLFIKAKHTAAGFGCLFGSDEAKVRILNVLTPFEERSGQAGWVYSAPIDRDVFEGSPLPDGLASEKEHGLRWLPTCEWSEGELAKPVCERLFGLLPGKQAYAWTKLDKRSIGEESCLLKGHTAGPITVWLDGKQVLELAKESSFQVEVPVTFGKHDLLIRSICGNNAWGFTLSASVRGEVVPLSSPQKVHGSAESWFYLGPLDSSVELAYEDLLRTDRVYPQHLESHSQGGSDKTYWRLDGPDAWLRPYYENAMLSNKWTVGNVTNYARWDYPLGVTIYGLLQAGRLLERPDIIRYALGHVQSCTDMFEYSLWDREKYGFPAINQQLVLMKMLDNFGSFGSAMLEAFEEVKDQGFLPIASRIADFMLERLERKEDGAFYRICQDEYSENTMWADDLYMSTPFLCRYAGITGNSKALDEAAKQFLLFRKYLYMPDQRIMSHVFDFKYGLATGIPWGRGNGWTLFSLTEVLEVLPAEHEARPELVHFFNELCTGYADLQAESGLWHQVLNDPDAYQEASCTAMFAYAFARGVRFGWLDQPYRFIHASLKAWDGLTRMAIDAQGNVHGVCSGSRYAFTADYYKKDLLTVTNDNHGVGIMMLAGTEVVKLKRWLSQLEEQKN; translated from the coding sequence ATGACGACATATTTTAATGAACAAGAGAGTATACAGTCTCGCTTAGGAGACGATGACAACCGAACATTGAAGGTGCTTGCGGACCGCTACATTGGGGCTAATCCGCCCGTTCCTTTCGCTTTCCGGGCCTTTTACCGATCTGGCGTTTTGCAAAACGAGGATGGGATGTTTGATTTGAATCTGGGGCAGAGATTTCCCGAAGCAAGACCCGGCCAATTTTCGTATGCATTTGGTCTAGTGTGGAGTGATGGTGAACGAAATCTGGATGTGTTGTTCCGCTGTTTGGGGCCGATTGAGTTCTATTTCAATGATGAGCGTGCCTATCGCTCCAACGTAATCGATGAAATTAAGCCAGATGCCAGCGTTAAGCTTAATTTGAACTTTGTGAAAGGCTGGAACCGACTTTTCATCAAAGCTAAGCATACGGCGGCGGGTTTTGGCTGCTTGTTCGGATCGGATGAAGCCAAAGTACGGATTCTGAATGTGCTTACCCCTTTTGAAGAAAGGAGTGGTCAGGCTGGATGGGTCTACTCTGCACCGATTGACAGGGATGTATTCGAGGGTAGTCCGCTGCCAGATGGTTTGGCGTCAGAGAAAGAGCACGGACTGCGCTGGCTGCCGACCTGTGAGTGGAGTGAAGGCGAGCTTGCGAAGCCTGTCTGTGAGCGTTTATTCGGCTTACTACCTGGTAAGCAAGCGTACGCATGGACCAAGCTGGACAAGAGAAGTATAGGCGAGGAGTCCTGCCTGTTGAAGGGTCATACGGCAGGTCCGATAACCGTTTGGCTGGATGGGAAGCAGGTATTGGAGCTTGCGAAAGAAAGCAGCTTTCAGGTGGAGGTGCCGGTTACTTTTGGCAAACATGATCTGTTGATTCGCAGTATTTGTGGAAACAACGCGTGGGGCTTCACGCTGAGTGCCTCTGTTAGGGGAGAGGTTGTCCCTTTAAGCTCTCCTCAGAAGGTTCACGGTTCAGCTGAGTCCTGGTTCTACCTAGGGCCACTGGATTCAAGCGTTGAGCTAGCCTATGAGGATTTGCTCCGAACTGATCGCGTCTATCCTCAGCATTTGGAATCGCACTCCCAGGGGGGGAGCGACAAAACGTATTGGCGATTGGATGGACCTGACGCTTGGCTGCGTCCGTATTACGAGAACGCTATGCTGAGCAATAAATGGACTGTCGGCAACGTTACGAATTATGCCCGCTGGGATTATCCGCTTGGCGTGACCATTTATGGGCTGCTGCAAGCAGGCAGGTTGCTGGAGCGGCCTGATATTATCCGTTATGCCCTAGGACATGTTCAAAGCTGTACAGACATGTTCGAATACTCCTTATGGGACCGAGAGAAGTACGGATTCCCGGCGATCAATCAACAGTTAGTGTTGATGAAAATGCTGGATAATTTCGGATCCTTCGGCTCTGCTATGCTTGAAGCTTTTGAAGAAGTTAAGGATCAGGGTTTCTTGCCGATTGCGTCGCGAATTGCCGACTTCATGCTCGAGCGGCTGGAGCGCAAGGAAGACGGAGCCTTTTACCGGATATGTCAGGATGAGTATTCGGAAAATACGATGTGGGCCGATGACCTCTACATGAGCACCCCGTTCCTGTGCCGCTATGCGGGGATAACCGGCAACAGCAAAGCACTGGATGAAGCAGCGAAGCAATTTCTGTTATTCCGCAAGTATTTGTACATGCCGGATCAGCGCATCATGTCGCATGTATTTGATTTCAAATACGGCTTGGCTACCGGCATTCCTTGGGGCCGTGGGAATGGATGGACACTCTTCTCGCTGACAGAGGTGCTGGAGGTTCTACCCGCAGAGCATGAAGCTCGCCCGGAGTTAGTGCATTTCTTTAACGAGCTGTGCACGGGATATGCCGATCTGCAAGCCGAAAGCGGGCTGTGGCATCAAGTGTTGAACGATCCCGACGCCTATCAGGAAGCTTCGTGTACCGCGATGTTCGCCTATGCCTTTGCGAGAGGCGTGCGATTCGGCTGGCTGGATCAGCCTTATAGGTTCATCCATGCTTCGTTGAAAGCATGGGACGGTTTGACCCGTATGGCCATCGACGCTCAGGGCAATGTGCATGGTGTTTGCAGCGGCTCGCGGTATGCCTTTACCGCTGATTATTACAAAAAGGACCTGCTCACCGTAACGAATGACAACCATGGGGTTGGCATTATGATGCTGGCTGGGACAGAAGTTGTGAAGCTGAAGCGATGGCTGTCGCAGCTGGAGGAGCAGAAGAATTAA
- the xylA gene encoding xylose isomerase: protein MSYFDNIQPIKYEGRTSTNPLSFKFYNPDQVILGKPMREHLRFAIAYWHSFSANGSDPFGSGTAIRAWDQYSGLELAKARVEACFELLNILDVDYFAFHDRDIAPEGSTLQETNKNLDEIVALIKDKMTSSGKKLLWNTANMFTNPRFVHGAATTNNADVFAYAAAQVKKALDHAKELGSENYVFWGGREGYETLLNTDLGLELDNLARFLHMAVDYAKEIGYDGQFLIEPKPKEPSKHQYDFDAATTLSFLQKYDLLPYFKLNLEANHATLAGHTFEHELRVARINGVLGSIDANQGDLLLGWDTDEFPTDLYSTTLAMYEILLNEGGIGRGGVNFDAKVRRTSFEPIDVVYAHIAGMDAFARGLQVAAKLIEDRVFDNILDTRYASFKSGIGADIVSGKANFKTLEAYALENNSTIVNQSGRLELIKATVNQYLINT from the coding sequence ATGAGCTACTTTGACAACATTCAACCGATTAAGTACGAAGGCCGCACATCGACGAACCCGCTTTCTTTTAAATTTTATAATCCCGATCAAGTTATTTTAGGCAAACCTATGCGTGAACATCTGCGTTTTGCAATCGCTTACTGGCACTCTTTTTCCGCTAATGGCTCTGACCCTTTTGGCAGTGGCACGGCGATCCGCGCTTGGGATCAATATTCCGGCCTTGAGTTGGCCAAAGCTCGCGTTGAAGCTTGCTTTGAGCTGCTGAACATTCTGGACGTTGATTACTTCGCTTTCCATGACCGCGATATTGCGCCTGAGGGCAGCACGCTGCAAGAAACGAACAAGAACCTCGACGAAATCGTTGCGCTAATTAAGGATAAAATGACATCCAGCGGCAAGAAGCTGCTTTGGAATACAGCTAATATGTTCACTAACCCGCGCTTCGTTCATGGTGCTGCTACGACGAATAATGCAGACGTTTTTGCTTACGCCGCTGCCCAAGTGAAAAAAGCCTTAGATCATGCCAAAGAGCTTGGCTCGGAAAACTATGTTTTCTGGGGCGGACGCGAAGGCTACGAGACTCTGCTGAACACGGACCTCGGCCTGGAGCTTGATAACCTGGCTCGCTTCCTGCACATGGCGGTTGATTATGCCAAAGAAATCGGCTACGACGGTCAATTCCTGATCGAGCCTAAGCCAAAAGAGCCTTCCAAACACCAATACGACTTCGATGCGGCTACGACGCTGTCTTTCTTGCAAAAATACGACTTGCTGCCGTATTTCAAATTAAACCTGGAAGCGAACCATGCTACGCTTGCTGGTCATACCTTTGAGCACGAGCTTCGCGTTGCGCGCATCAACGGCGTTCTTGGTTCTATCGATGCGAACCAAGGCGATCTGCTGCTCGGCTGGGATACCGACGAGTTCCCGACAGACTTGTACTCGACGACACTCGCGATGTACGAAATCCTCCTGAACGAAGGCGGCATCGGCCGCGGCGGCGTGAACTTCGACGCCAAGGTTCGCCGTACTTCCTTCGAGCCTATCGATGTTGTCTACGCCCACATCGCAGGGATGGACGCTTTCGCACGCGGCTTGCAAGTCGCTGCCAAATTGATCGAAGACCGCGTATTCGATAACATCCTCGACACGCGTTATGCTTCCTTCAAGTCCGGCATCGGCGCCGACATCGTGTCCGGCAAAGCCAACTTCAAAACACTTGAAGCTTATGCGCTTGAGAACAACAGCACCATTGTGAATCAATCCGGCCGTTTGGAATTGATTAAGGCCACAGTTAACCAATACTTGATTAACACTTAA
- a CDS encoding ROK family protein, which translates to MRENVFHVKISSLEKERQAIRAVWGQNMKQTGDLNLVKKINKSIVLHHIRTNSPISRARIAEITGLTKATVSSLVNELIESSVVEEIGVGESSGGRKPMMLLFNGTAGYAIGVDLGVNDILAVLTDLSGKIIREVRVQHDNASVEKVVQLLKTTIRGLIEGAPESVYGIIGIGIGVPGICDESGNLLFAPNLGWENVPLKQQIEETFNIPVVIDNEANAGAVGEKQFGAGKDTANLVYVSIGIGIGAGIIIKGDLYRGATGFSGEIGHISIQHDGPKCSCGSLGCWELYASEHALLTQARRELNDDTVDLEALLSKAEAGDPKVIALFERLGYYLGVGVVNIINGYNPEYIILGGRLASSERWLMKPLLALLEKRSLPHPRKQLKVAFSELSDRSTVLGAASFAVATFFVETTVSVDRN; encoded by the coding sequence ATGCGTGAAAATGTCTTTCATGTTAAAATCAGTTCATTAGAAAAAGAGCGACAAGCCATTAGAGCAGTGTGGGGGCAAAACATGAAGCAAACAGGCGATTTAAATCTCGTTAAAAAAATAAATAAATCCATCGTACTACACCATATTCGCACGAATTCTCCCATATCCCGGGCACGGATTGCAGAAATTACAGGGCTGACGAAGGCGACGGTGTCGAGTCTTGTTAATGAATTGATCGAGAGCAGCGTCGTCGAAGAGATCGGTGTTGGTGAATCAAGCGGCGGTCGGAAGCCGATGATGCTGCTTTTTAATGGGACAGCGGGTTATGCCATCGGGGTAGATCTTGGGGTTAATGATATTCTCGCGGTGCTGACAGATTTAAGCGGTAAGATCATCCGCGAAGTAAGAGTGCAGCATGACAATGCATCTGTCGAAAAGGTCGTCCAGTTGTTGAAAACGACCATCCGCGGGCTGATCGAAGGCGCGCCGGAGAGCGTCTACGGTATTATTGGAATCGGCATTGGAGTACCGGGTATTTGTGATGAGAGCGGCAATCTGCTGTTCGCGCCGAATCTGGGCTGGGAGAACGTGCCTTTGAAGCAGCAAATCGAGGAGACGTTCAATATTCCGGTTGTTATTGATAACGAAGCGAACGCAGGAGCTGTGGGGGAGAAACAGTTCGGAGCCGGTAAAGACACGGCGAATCTGGTGTATGTGTCGATCGGCATCGGGATCGGTGCCGGGATCATCATTAAGGGCGATCTGTACCGCGGAGCGACCGGCTTCTCTGGTGAGATCGGGCACATCTCGATCCAGCACGACGGGCCCAAGTGCAGCTGCGGCAGCTTAGGCTGTTGGGAGCTGTATGCGTCGGAGCACGCGCTCCTCACGCAGGCGCGCCGCGAGCTTAACGATGACACGGTGGATCTGGAGGCTTTGCTGAGCAAAGCCGAAGCCGGAGATCCTAAAGTGATCGCGCTTTTTGAGCGCCTTGGTTATTATCTCGGCGTAGGCGTAGTTAATATTATCAACGGATACAATCCCGAATATATTATTCTCGGCGGCCGCTTAGCAAGCAGTGAGAGATGGCTGATGAAACCGCTGCTGGCCTTGCTAGAGAAGCGTTCCCTGCCGCATCCGCGCAAGCAGCTGAAAGTGGCGTTCAGCGAGCTGAGCGATCGGTCGACTGTACTTGGGGCGGCATCTTTTGCGGTGGCCACCTTTTTCGTGGAGACAACGGTTTCGGTAGATCGGAACTGA
- a CDS encoding Crp/Fnr family transcriptional regulator translates to MKLHKGEILFRQGDTGPLYRLQTGLLKIVRAHEDGNTTLVNIIVPGETIPHHSLISPSPYYGTAIALVTCDIEVLPAAQWYEELERTPEHFRTIARQLQDKLRMMQQRIDQLTEVTPAVKLMKLESWFGHYLGTSKLTDVLTQEEIGQFIGLRRETVNRLLRENVRP, encoded by the coding sequence ATGAAACTGCACAAAGGAGAAATCCTATTCCGTCAAGGAGACACGGGGCCACTGTACCGGCTTCAAACTGGCCTGTTGAAAATTGTCCGTGCTCATGAGGACGGGAATACGACGCTTGTGAATATCATTGTGCCAGGCGAGACGATTCCCCATCATTCGCTCATTAGTCCAAGCCCTTACTACGGTACGGCGATAGCGCTTGTCACTTGTGACATTGAGGTGCTACCTGCTGCGCAGTGGTACGAAGAGCTGGAGCGCACCCCGGAGCATTTCCGCACGATTGCACGACAATTACAGGATAAGCTGCGCATGATGCAGCAGCGTATTGACCAACTGACCGAAGTGACGCCCGCAGTCAAACTGATGAAGCTCGAAAGCTGGTTTGGGCACTATCTGGGAACGTCGAAACTTACAGACGTGCTAACGCAGGAGGAAATCGGTCAGTTCATCGGGCTTCGCCGGGAGACCGTGAATCGTCTACTGAGGGAGAATGTAAGACCTTAA
- the hmpA gene encoding NO-inducible flavohemoprotein produces the protein MLTEQTIRVIKSTVPVLEVHGVTITKRFYDRLFTEHPELLNIFNHANQKQGRQQTALANAVYAAALHIDRLEAILPAVKQIAHKHRSLGVKAEHYPIVGQHLLAAIKEVLGDAATDEILQAWAEAYGVIADAFISIEAEMYDTSAQQPGGWKDFRPFRVERKNKESDVITSFYLAPQDGGALAAFEPGQYVSIRIQIPGEDHTHIRQYSLSHAPGKPYYRISVKREDNNPAIPAGKASVYLHNQVQEGDVLWLSAPAGDFTLDQKDTRPVVLISGGVGLTPMVSMLHTLTTTSPNRQVTFIHAAQNGQHHALRKEVEELAMQHPQVAVAWCYQQPTEADAAEQAFHKEGYIDLPWLQSIVPTVDASFYFCGPVPFMKTVNQALREWGVPDTDRHYEFFGPAGTL, from the coding sequence ATGTTAACTGAGCAAACCATCCGAGTTATTAAATCCACAGTTCCCGTACTGGAAGTTCACGGTGTAACGATAACCAAACGTTTCTATGATCGATTGTTCACAGAACATCCCGAGCTGTTGAATATATTTAATCATGCGAATCAAAAACAAGGCCGGCAGCAAACCGCGTTAGCCAACGCCGTGTATGCGGCAGCCCTGCATATTGATCGGCTTGAAGCCATTTTGCCTGCTGTGAAACAAATTGCCCATAAGCATCGCAGCCTAGGCGTCAAGGCAGAGCATTATCCAATTGTCGGTCAACATTTGCTTGCAGCCATCAAAGAAGTTCTTGGCGATGCAGCAACCGACGAAATTCTTCAAGCTTGGGCTGAAGCCTATGGGGTCATAGCGGATGCTTTTATCAGTATTGAAGCCGAGATGTATGATACGTCTGCGCAGCAACCGGGAGGCTGGAAGGATTTCAGACCGTTCCGAGTTGAACGCAAAAACAAAGAAAGCGACGTCATCACTTCCTTCTACCTGGCACCTCAAGATGGGGGCGCACTCGCAGCATTTGAACCAGGGCAGTATGTAAGTATTCGAATTCAGATTCCAGGGGAAGATCACACTCATATTCGGCAATACAGCCTCTCGCATGCACCCGGGAAGCCTTACTACCGCATCTCCGTTAAACGGGAGGACAACAATCCTGCTATTCCTGCGGGCAAAGCTTCGGTCTATCTTCACAATCAGGTGCAAGAGGGCGATGTGCTGTGGTTGTCCGCGCCTGCTGGCGATTTTACACTGGATCAAAAGGATACTCGGCCTGTTGTCCTTATCAGCGGCGGTGTTGGGCTGACGCCAATGGTCAGCATGCTTCATACTCTTACAACCACGTCGCCGAATCGTCAGGTTACCTTCATCCATGCCGCTCAGAACGGTCAGCACCACGCGCTGCGTAAGGAAGTTGAAGAACTCGCCATGCAGCATCCGCAAGTGGCTGTTGCTTGGTGCTATCAGCAACCGACGGAAGCCGACGCAGCCGAGCAAGCTTTTCATAAAGAAGGATATATCGATTTGCCATGGCTCCAAAGCATTGTACCGACTGTGGATGCTAGCTTCTATTTCTGCGGACCCGTACCGTTTATGAAAACAGTGAATCAAGCACTCCGTGAATGGGGTGTTCCCGATACGGACCGCCACTATGAATTTTTTGGTCCTGCGGGCACCCTGTAA
- a CDS encoding metallophosphoesterase family protein, whose protein sequence is MEKLAIISDIHGNMPAFEAVMKDIQHRHVTEVICLGDLVGKGPHSDLIVDHVREVCQTVIMGNWDDFIGNPTEDPVLLWQQTRLGRERLTYLKGLPFCYEFWMSGKFVRLFHASPRSVYERIQPWDPMESRMSMFESSNLCGEPLQADVAGYGDVHNAYLQVLRGKMLFNTGSVGNPLDMTQASYVILEGNYHSKQPAAFNLQHVRVPYDIELAVQHAKDERMPDSDAYILELRTGQYRGKKTKE, encoded by the coding sequence GTGGAGAAATTAGCCATTATTTCAGATATCCATGGTAATATGCCTGCATTCGAAGCGGTTATGAAGGATATTCAGCATCGACATGTTACAGAGGTCATTTGTCTGGGGGATTTAGTAGGGAAGGGTCCGCATTCGGATCTCATCGTTGATCACGTGCGAGAAGTTTGCCAAACGGTCATTATGGGAAACTGGGATGATTTCATCGGTAATCCTACCGAAGATCCGGTGTTACTTTGGCAGCAAACTAGGCTTGGACGCGAACGGTTGACTTATTTGAAAGGGCTGCCTTTTTGCTATGAGTTTTGGATGAGCGGGAAGTTCGTGCGGTTATTCCATGCCTCGCCAAGAAGTGTTTATGAACGTATTCAGCCATGGGACCCGATGGAAAGCAGAATGTCGATGTTCGAGTCCTCGAACTTGTGCGGGGAGCCTTTGCAAGCTGATGTGGCAGGCTATGGGGATGTTCACAACGCGTATTTGCAGGTTCTTAGGGGGAAAATGCTTTTCAACACAGGTAGTGTAGGGAATCCGCTAGATATGACACAAGCTTCCTATGTCATTCTTGAGGGGAATTACCACAGCAAACAGCCCGCAGCGTTCAATCTGCAGCATGTGAGAGTGCCTTATGACATTGAACTCGCTGTCCAACATGCGAAAGATGAACGGATGCCGGATTCGGACGCCTATATCTTGGAATTGCGGACGGGTCAATATCGCGGGAAAAAGACGAAAGAGTAA
- a CDS encoding FMN-dependent NADH-azoreductase, which yields MATVLHITAHPHDHQTSFSMAVGKAFIDTYREANPNDEVIQLDLYSMQVPHIDADVFSGWGKLRGGQQFSDLSKEEQTKVGRLGEITDQFVAADKYVFVTPMWNFSFPPLMKAYIDAICIAGKTFKYTETGPVGLLPDKKALHIQASGGVYSEGPAAAMEMGHRYLSVIMSFFGITDFQGIFVEGMAQTPDKAPQIKEEAISRAQALAKTF from the coding sequence TTGGCAACTGTTTTACACATCACAGCACATCCTCATGATCACCAAACATCATTCAGTATGGCTGTTGGCAAAGCCTTTATTGATACCTATCGGGAAGCCAACCCTAATGATGAAGTCATCCAACTGGACTTGTACAGTATGCAAGTGCCTCACATTGATGCTGACGTATTCAGCGGGTGGGGAAAATTACGAGGCGGCCAACAATTCTCAGATTTGAGCAAGGAAGAACAAACAAAAGTAGGTCGACTCGGCGAAATAACGGATCAGTTTGTAGCAGCGGATAAATATGTGTTCGTTACGCCAATGTGGAACTTTTCTTTCCCACCGCTAATGAAAGCTTATATCGATGCTATTTGTATCGCTGGCAAGACGTTTAAGTACACAGAAACGGGCCCTGTAGGCTTATTACCAGACAAAAAAGCGCTGCATATCCAAGCAAGCGGCGGTGTTTATTCGGAAGGACCTGCTGCCGCTATGGAAATGGGACATCGTTATTTAAGTGTCATCATGTCTTTCTTCGGTATTACGGATTTTCAGGGGATTTTTGTTGAGGGAATGGCTCAGACACCGGACAAAGCTCCGCAAATTAAAGAGGAAGCGATTAGCCGTGCGCAGGCATTAGCTAAAACGTTCTAA
- a CDS encoding agmatine deiminase family protein, whose translation MKPKDLHYRMPAEWTTHERTFISWPVQSSMVYPEDHAVVSKGYADLAKAIAEFEPVTVIVNPADAEDVKAMFDEKNVDFLIIPHNDAWFRDNGPTFLLNEQQEIAAVNWKFNAWGGKYAPWDLDDNVAPQILEHHEVKRFDAPLVMEGGSIHVDGEGTLLTTEECLLNTNRNPDLSREQIEELVKSFVNVEKMIWLNKGLDGDETDGHVDNIACFAAPGKIILQVCNDPADANYAITQENLEILRNATDAKGRSFEIIQIEQPPLTFFEEQRLTLSYLNFYFVNDGIILPVFGGTAEETDRKAVEVLSAAFPDRRIRTINGMSIIKEGGNVHCTTQQMPASKKG comes from the coding sequence ATGAAACCTAAGGATTTACACTATAGAATGCCAGCAGAGTGGACAACACACGAACGTACATTTATTTCATGGCCCGTTCAATCTTCGATGGTTTACCCGGAGGATCATGCGGTTGTATCCAAAGGTTATGCAGATTTGGCCAAGGCAATTGCTGAGTTCGAGCCAGTGACGGTAATCGTGAACCCGGCGGATGCTGAGGATGTAAAGGCAATGTTCGACGAAAAAAACGTTGATTTTCTCATTATTCCGCATAACGATGCATGGTTCCGTGATAACGGTCCAACGTTCTTGTTAAATGAACAGCAGGAAATCGCAGCTGTGAATTGGAAATTCAACGCATGGGGCGGCAAATATGCGCCGTGGGATCTTGATGATAACGTAGCTCCCCAAATTTTGGAGCATCACGAAGTGAAACGTTTTGACGCTCCACTCGTAATGGAAGGTGGCTCCATTCATGTAGATGGAGAAGGTACGCTTTTGACCACCGAGGAATGTCTCTTGAATACGAACCGCAATCCAGATCTAAGCCGTGAACAAATCGAAGAGCTTGTGAAAAGCTTCGTCAACGTCGAAAAAATGATCTGGCTGAATAAAGGGCTGGACGGCGATGAAACGGACGGTCATGTCGACAATATTGCTTGCTTCGCTGCTCCAGGCAAAATCATTTTGCAGGTCTGCAATGATCCAGCGGATGCAAACTATGCGATTACACAGGAGAATTTAGAAATTCTGCGCAATGCGACCGATGCTAAGGGACGTTCTTTTGAAATTATTCAGATCGAGCAGCCACCTCTAACGTTCTTTGAAGAGCAGCGTCTGACGCTGAGCTATTTGAACTTTTATTTCGTAAACGACGGCATTATTTTGCCGGTGTTCGGCGGAACTGCGGAAGAGACGGATCGTAAGGCGGTAGAGGTGCTAAGCGCAGCTTTCCCGGATCGCAGAATTCGCACAATTAACGGCATGTCCATTATCAAAGAAGGCGGCAACGTCCACTGCACGACGCAACAAATGCCAGCCAGCAAGAAAGGGTGA
- the aguB gene encoding N-carbamoylputrescine amidase: MRKVSVAATQMSCSTNIEENIRKAEALVRQAAAKGAQIILIQELFETPYFCQKEKSDYYHYATELENNKAINHFREIAKELQVVLPISFYEKKNYARYNSLAVIDADGEVLGLYRKSHIPDGPGYEEKFYFNPGDTGFKVWKTRYAKIGVGVCWDQWYPEAARVMALMGAELLFYPTAIGSEPQDGSIDSKDHWQMCMRGHAASNLMPVIASNRIGKEVDEESSINFYGSSFIAGPQGNMIEEAGRDEETVLVAEFDLDQLEVQRIEWGIFRDRRPDLYKKIATYDGEQVL, from the coding sequence TTGAGAAAAGTCTCCGTAGCAGCAACGCAAATGAGCTGTTCCACTAATATAGAAGAAAACATTCGCAAAGCAGAGGCCTTGGTTCGCCAAGCAGCCGCGAAGGGCGCTCAAATTATTTTGATCCAAGAGTTGTTTGAGACACCGTATTTCTGCCAAAAAGAGAAGTCCGATTACTACCATTACGCAACGGAGCTGGAGAATAACAAAGCGATCAATCATTTCCGTGAAATTGCCAAAGAGCTTCAGGTCGTACTGCCGATTAGCTTTTATGAGAAAAAGAATTACGCTCGCTACAACTCGTTAGCTGTCATCGACGCTGATGGCGAAGTGCTTGGCCTTTATCGCAAAAGTCATATTCCTGATGGCCCGGGATATGAAGAAAAGTTCTATTTTAACCCTGGTGATACCGGGTTCAAGGTTTGGAAAACACGCTATGCCAAAATCGGCGTAGGCGTATGTTGGGATCAATGGTACCCGGAAGCCGCAAGGGTTATGGCTTTGATGGGTGCAGAGCTGCTGTTCTACCCAACCGCTATCGGCTCCGAGCCGCAGGATGGTTCAATCGATTCCAAGGATCACTGGCAAATGTGTATGCGCGGCCACGCTGCGTCGAACTTGATGCCGGTTATCGCGTCGAATCGGATCGGGAAAGAAGTAGATGAGGAATCCAGCATCAACTTCTATGGTTCGTCTTTCATCGCAGGCCCGCAGGGTAACATGATTGAGGAAGCCGGCCGTGATGAGGAAACGGTGCTTGTAGCCGAATTCGACCTCGATCAGCTCGAAGTTCAGCGTATCGAGTGGGGCATTTTCCGCGACCGTCGTCCGGATCTATACAAGAAAATTGCTACGTATGATGGTGAGCAGGTACTGTAA
- a CDS encoding LysE/ArgO family amino acid transporter has protein sequence MLIPLLKGILLGLSIAAPVGPIGILCIRRTITLGRLHGFLSGLGAASADAFYGFIAGFGLTLITSFLLDQKSLLQAVGGLFLCYLGVRTFRSKPSANAAKASGNTLFRSYLSTLMLTITNPMTIMSFLGAFAGLGMGDSQTGIASAVVLVIGVFVGSALWWLALSLVIGMFRDRIHVSALGWINRISGVILSVFGLVAIIGLLLGE, from the coding sequence ATGCTCATTCCGTTATTGAAAGGAATTTTACTGGGGCTCTCGATCGCTGCACCGGTCGGGCCCATCGGTATTTTATGTATCCGAAGAACGATCACATTAGGTAGATTGCACGGCTTTTTGTCGGGGTTGGGTGCTGCATCGGCGGACGCTTTCTACGGCTTTATCGCCGGTTTCGGTCTTACGCTGATAACCAGCTTCCTGCTAGACCAAAAGTCGCTGCTGCAAGCGGTAGGCGGCTTGTTCCTCTGTTATTTGGGCGTACGGACCTTCCGCTCTAAGCCTTCTGCCAATGCAGCCAAAGCCTCAGGCAATACACTTTTCAGATCATACCTCTCCACACTAATGCTAACCATTACGAATCCGATGACCATTATGTCTTTTCTTGGCGCTTTTGCTGGTTTAGGAATGGGCGATTCACAGACAGGCATTGCTTCAGCAGTTGTCCTGGTGATCGGCGTATTCGTAGGCTCCGCCTTATGGTGGCTTGCGCTAAGTCTCGTAATTGGGATGTTTCGGGATCGTATTCATGTGTCGGCTTTAGGATGGATTAACCGAATATCCGGTGTTATTTTAAGCGTGTTTGGCTTGGTAGCCATCATAGGGCTGCTCCTTGGGGAGTAG